In Camelina sativa cultivar DH55 chromosome 13, Cs, whole genome shotgun sequence, the genomic window acatatttttatgtatgattttatagatgagttgatattctttcattaattttttatttttttcttattttttatttttatgagaaaagaaatgattttgttcttggagtttgatggattaacaagttgtgtggtagtctaaaaaatggttttttagtggaagaatgtgaagaagttgacgaggaaaaagaagaaaaaaagtatatcgaagaaccagacggtaaaagtaatgatgacgattaccacaaaatttgacaatagaaatgacaaaaaagaatatgaagaataagaaaacattgaataaaacacacaaaaacataggtggtagcgatcaattaaatatgaaaaaaagttaaattcatgatgataaaattgttttgtttttctggtggtcaaagaatgGTTTAGGATATATGAGGTTATCAGTTTAATTCTCCTCGCCGggatgtcgagttaaattcatgatgtttttttttcagatttgattttataacacaactgatttttatatttcaaaaaaatgtgtatttgaaatttaacttttttcttaatactaatttaaattttttataagataatattttactaccgtccttaatcatatatagttttcatcaaaatatattaaatatatccACGTGTAGCGtgagttcaaaacctagttattaaaataatacattaacaaataatataaataataacttGTTTCGCGGTATATCGCtggttataatttgttttggaaattaatAATATCTCCAAAACATAATCTGAATCCTatcaacaaattttaaagtaaaaaaaaaaagtaaataggaGATCAAATCGAATTTACAGTATTTATTATCGATCTTATcaacacataaataaaatattatatatatatcttacacaTATTCTTTCTTTTCGTCTCTATAATTACGTTAACAACAAGTCTTTTTTTCCTCTCCAAACTTAAACACACgtaaaaacagagagaacaaaaaaattaagaatggGTTACAAAACCAATTCTTACAACATGGCAGAAGAAGCAACTTTGCCGAAAACGCAAGATCGTGAACTCACCTGCAAAGAAGGTGGACTGGTATGCACAGGCTTTTGCGGCGGTATCTTCACCGTCATCGCCTTATTGGTGTATCTCTATAACTTCGTCGACAATGCTCCCTGCGACGCTAAATTCTCAATCCAATCCATTGCCCTATCCCCCTCCTCCGCTACATGGCATGTTGATTTCCTCGTCAAAAACCCTAGCTCTaggtatcatatatatatatatatagcttcatTTATATATCAACcctagttttattatattgtcatattaatatatatggtcaTATTGCAGGTATTCTATCCTCTACGGAAGCGATGAAACTGGGGTGAGGCTTGGTCCCTTAAACGCTGCCGTTTTAAATACTTCTAACGAACGTAAGTCTCCAAGTCACACGGCTTTCTCAGTGGATTTCGTTGCGGAGGGTAATCCAGACGTCGTTCTCGAACAATTAGATATTAAGTTAAGGGCAAAGCATAAAAATTACGGAGAGAGCGATAACGCAGGACATGTTGATATAAGGTGTCATAATCTAACCCGAAGCCATGAGAATGTTGAGAAGATTCATTGTCACTCTTCTTTCACAAAGTTGAAGATTTTATCAGGATATCATTACAGTGATAGTAATTAGCTAGGTGTTTCTCATCTTATACAATtcctgtttttattttctctttttttctttcgcTGTGTTTCCCTGATTATAACTACTATTACTCAAGATCTTTTTTCTTCCGAACAATTTtgcaaactatatattttttctcttaatttgtTTACGATCTTATTTCAttctctttaatatatatatatatatatatataatatatttaagtaaGATTATATAACCCACGCTATGAGAGGAGGGACAATACTAGAATTATcatgttttcaaatatttacTACGTTAGATATTGTTAGCTCTTTTCACAAATTTAAACCGAAACTCCTAAAGACAAGGAGTGCCGTCTGTTCTAGCTTTGATGTTCCAACACAACCATATAAGATCCATGATCACTTTTGAAAAAATCCAGGCATTGTTTAACAAACCCAAGAGTATTAGAGGTAGCATGATTCAAAACACTAAACcctatttgaaatattttaatggttaaatagttctatttttgaaaatttatggaatgtgAGCTATAATTATCCATAAAACTTgtattagtgctattttagagtattttttttatttttattactcaCGTATTggatgtatattttattttattgaaaatatcacgtattggatattgattgtaaaattataaatttaagtaGATAATCATGTCAGTTTTaggtttgacaaaaaagaaaaatagagaatcatatcaaaattacaaaaataaaaaataaaataattaattgattatGGGCACAGATGATACCGCGTAAttgataaacttttttttatttgtaaagatAAACATAAACGAGACTACTTCCCACAAGGGAATAGGAtggcaaatatatatattttttactttggaatcaatatatatatatatatatatatatatatatttatatatatataagttgttattttttttttNNNNNNNNNNNNNNNNNNNNNNNNNNNNNNNNNNNNNNNNNNNNNNNNNNNNNNNNNNNNNNNNNNNNNNNNNNNNNNNNNNNNNNNNNTAGATATAtaagttgttattttttttttcattaggaGGTGTTAATCAAACTTATAAGGATGGCAAAATCTCAATGTACCTCTTGCGGCCTCATTCACCAACGTTGCCAATGTCGCTTGGAAACTTCAACCACCCATCCCGCTGAGTCCGTCGAAAATATTCCGTGTCCAGTTGTGTGCTACGCGGCATGCCTTTGTTACATTTTTACCGTCGTGTTCTTCCTTCTTATTGTAGGCTTAATAACACTTGCCACAAGTGACGACAATTATACAAGTTGTTACGTGGAGCTTTTTGCCAATTCAGTCTCCGTCTCAAACGCAAACGTTTCAGCCGCTGATTGGAGGATTGGTTTCGTCGCAAGGAGTCCAGTCACAGGCTGTGAAATCTCTCTACATCCTCTCAGTTCGCGTTTACTCCGTGGCAGCCAAGTTATCTCCAACCCATCATCTCCCTCGCCGCTTTCTTTAGGAAACAGTACTGATATCGTTTTCGAGAAGGTGGTTATGCCGCAAGTTACTGGAGACGTGATTTGGGATCTTCGTGTTGAGATTATGTATGCTATGAAGACAAGTACTAGATATTTAAGAGGTTTATTGACGGCTGTTTGTCCCGATATTCCGGTGAAATTCACGACGGATCCGGCGGGAAAGATGACGGGATCGTTGCTAGGAAATATGAGACGGTGTGAGCATAAATTGCGCGCAGACTTGGCTTAATTTCTCCGATCATGAATCTGGCATCTCTAGTTTCTTGGCTTTTAGGTTATTGTTTGCAacattagttttattttcgtAGATTTGATAAATTATATGGGATATATCATAAGAGCGTGGTTATAAATCTAATcctatacattttttttcctaagtTATAAGAATtagttagtttatatatattttatagatttaatCATAACCGTTgacaagaagaaaataaaaagtcataAAATAACATGGAAACCTGGGGTTTCCCAGTTTCTCACACAAACTTTTTATTCCTAACTAGGTTATATTGAAATTgaataccaaaaagaaaaatgatattaGGACTGGAAAAAATACCCGAGATCTgtaaaaatatcacaaaactttcttttgaaaaaattagtTTACTTCAAAATGTAAGAAATATGTTCGAAAATAttagatatctatatatatatattaagaaagtACAAAATCGAAAATTGCCCAAAATTTCCCAGATTGCCACTCAATTATGCATAAAGGAGAGTGTTTATTGAAATTGGAAAAGGTAATTTGGTCAAAATCTTGGAAAAATTCAATTACCCGATCTGAAATGGTTGAGATCCGCGCGTTTATCCGTTAACCCGGTGGGTGGAGTTTCTAGCGTTTGACCCGACAGATTCTCGGTGGATATTCTTCTTATCATTATTGGGCTTACGAAGCCCAATGATCAACTTATTCGattttatttctaaataaataataatcatctAAATAACGACATTTGCATAATCATCGCTTAATCAATCtttcaaaacataattgtaaTCTAAAAAAATCCCTTAAAGCTAGAATAGAATATTCTAAACTTTCCTTAAAGCAATGTTAATTATGCGAATAAACCTTTTTATTAAACgtatcaaatattttgtgtttgagTCTATCATTTATCGGTTCTAACCTAAACACTAATATATGAATCACCTATAAATATCCTCATGAAACACATAGATCCAATCATCAAACATTCACCATTTCTCAAATACAAGGTTAGCAAGTAGCAAATTAGGGCTATTCATACAACAACGTTTGGTGAAACCTTTGACATGATACTCGATGATGCCAAGGTAAGTATAAAGATCTTATATTGTTGTATACATACACATTCAGCAGTATTCATGATCATAAATCTAACCTATGGTTATGTCATTTGCAGGGTACAAAGTTCACCCTTATGTGAAAAAGGATATGATGAACCCGTTCCTCAAATTCAAGAGGAGAAGTCTTGCAATTTAAATCTGAATTCAATATTCGAATGTACCATCTGGTTTTACATGAAATGTTGAGATTAAAGTTTAGAAGCAACTCTGACCTCCTTATCCTTCTATGTGTGAGTTGACAGATCGATATGAACTTGAAAGACGTGTAGGCTGAGAGAACCAGCCAAAGTAATAGTATTCCTTGACAAGCAAATGACATCATCTCTTTTAACTTCATAACCCGGTAAGTCTTACAATATAGCCATCTAAAAATGTCTAAACTTTAATATAAAGAAACCATCAGACATTTATTTATaagctttttattatttataccTAAAGCCTAACTGATGTTCTGTCACTACTACCAGTTATTGCCCAACAAATATACTATGAGCAATCGATTTATGTAAAATTCCAATTCGATGAAGAACTAGGACATATCAAAGAATTGGGATTCTAAAGCATCAAGCAGTGAGAGAGCTCACGAATTTGGAGGGCTCTTCTCCGCGAGAAGAAGATGGCTCAAATGCATCTTTGGGGACGGAAGTGGAGAGAGATCTCATGGCAATGTTTGCTCTTTAGTTGCTGACGGAGACAGAGATGAATgcaattgtgaaaaaaaaaaattgtattgacATAGTTATATGGATTATATAGCATAATCAATAATATCCAAAAAGCttacaaatatatgtatagaataaaatcaaattaagaagtAGCAAACTCAATGAGAAAAAGAGTTCTTACACAATCGGAACTAGAAACTGAGGATTAACCTTGAAGATATAAAGAGTAGCTCTTTCCATTATGGTAACCATTTGTGATAAGATGAGACAAAATCGGAGGCATAGAATcgttatatataacatacatgATTGGATGAAGAGAACATGATTGGTTGATCCAATGGAGGAAGGTGGTTAGAAACGGCCTGTTGGTAGAAACGAAGAAGATTGGTAAGGGACCAATTTTGATGGTTCACAGAGGAGGAACCgaggaagagaggaggaggaggaggaggaaccgaGGAAAAGGACTTTACAATGACTTTAGGTTATGTCTCTGTTCcgctgattttttgttttgccccaactcaaaaataataacaaatctttTTATAATCATACAAATTATATGACTATAGTATGTAACCGATgtagaaaatttgttttctgCTGTACCTCGatcatatttaattgttttgttttttagatttacaaatattattgttaaaaataCGTATTATGACACCAAATTAGATTACACGTATATTGTTAAATAatacttattattattcatgtttgttaaaaaaacgtAATATTATTCAATCTtagactaaaaatatttataagtgtTGAAATAATagtcaaaaaggaaaacatttttaTGATACGGacatactatatagtatatactacaATAGGATAGTTTTCTGCTGGTtacattttttctaatttattgtaGGACGAATCAAGCATGCCATGTAGAAATTATTAaactaatactaaaattatgaacttattttatatattatatatttctaataataatttggaattaattgacatatatattatatccaTATTTACTATACGAATTGCAAAATATGCCGAcctacaaagaagaaacaatactacaca contains:
- the LOC104738088 gene encoding uncharacterized protein LOC104738088; amino-acid sequence: MGYKTNSYNMAEEATLPKTQDRELTCKEGGLVCTGFCGGIFTVIALLVYLYNFVDNAPCDAKFSIQSIALSPSSATWHVDFLVKNPSSRYSILYGSDETGVRLGPLNAAVLNTSNERKSPSHTAFSVDFVAEGNPDVVLEQLDIKLRAKHKNYGESDNAGHVDIRCHNLTRSHENVEKIHCHSSFTKLKILSGNSVSVSNANVSAADWRIGFVARSPVTGCEISLHPLSSRLLRGSQVISNPSSPSPLSLGNSTDIVFEKVVMPQVTGDVIWDLRVEIMYAMKTSTRYLRGLLTAVCPDIPVKFTTDPAGKMTGSLLGNMRRCEHKLRADLA